From Aegilops tauschii subsp. strangulata cultivar AL8/78 chromosome 5, Aet v6.0, whole genome shotgun sequence:
GGGCATTCCGGCATTCTTCATGGGGACATGACCCTCCACCCGCTCTTCGTCGTCGCTCTCCAGAAGCGCCCAAAACCGTCCTCCCGGTCGTGTATGAACCATCGGCTCCGTCAGATCGATCATCTCCGGTGCCTTCGGTTGTAAATCCACCTGCACACATTCGCCAGCAACCAGGTCATAAACATCAAGTTTGAATTTAATACCTACCTCAATCATGTCGCCGTCCGGGAGAAAATCGCCAGCGAGGACGTCGTTCTCCAGATCGAGAAGAGCCATCCATCGCGAACGCGGAGTAAATCGAAGACGTCCTTCGATCCAAATGACCGGATCCGTCCCGTCGGAGAATATCGCCCGCCATTGTACCCATCGTGCCTCCTCCCGTCCGATCTCACCGTGCGGCAGGTCGCCGCGGTCATCACCCAATCCCGTCGGCCCCTCCTTTCCTCCCGACGGCGTCGCCGCTAGGGTACTAGGAGAGCACGGATGGATCTGATGTGCCCCTGCACCTACGCCTGGCGAGGATCGAGGAAGCGGCGGCGGTATTTGATGTGCCCCTGCACCTCCGCCTGGCGAGGATCGAGGAAGCGGCGGCGGTAGtccggccgcctcaggtggcctCGTCTCCGCCTCGCCCTCTCTCATTCTCCCCAATGGAACTTTCTAAACTTCGATCCATATACCTTATTTCAATTACTTTAGGCAGACAAAGGCAGCTAGTACATCGCGTACACATTTGCTTCAGGTGTGCTAAGCTGGTAGGGTACTGAATTTGGGCCGCAAGTCATACGGTGACATGCAAAGGTGCATGTCACCTGATCCGTGTCCGTAGGGTACCTCTGGTTTAAAAATGAATTATTTGTTGCAGTGCACAGGATGTTCTGACCTATAAAAACTGAAACAAGATTTCGTACAGGATGGTTCAGGTATGGCATGGGCCGGCAATCCGGCATCCAGCTGCATGCAATGTATTTGTCGAACAAAATGGCACCAGTTTCCCTTTTAGTTTACTAGATGGACAAGCGCCGAAGGATCCCAGAAACAATCAGGATCAGTTTCTGGAGCTTAATTAAACAACAGATATAGCATTATTAAGAGAGTGATAGATGAGAACAATGATGAACTAGCATCAGCCTGCAAACTATCTTCTATCCTATCCAGACAATCCACTCCCTAACACGAGTATAGGGACGATTGGGATTGCTTGTAAAACATTTCTGATGTTGACGCGCTCCCCCCTAGTCAAGGATGTAGCCGTACGATCCTAAGAATAGATCCGCTTGTTAAGGGTGAAAAAAAAATGCTATTCAGCTGACGTTTGCTGGGAGGGGATGACAAATCAAACGTTTTTTATGCAATTTATATTGTTGCAAGGATGAAAATTTTAGTTTGTAAGCACGACATATCCTGGCAAAAAACCGAGATGGATTTTTCATGCTTGCTAACTAAACTTGACATCCTTGACGAACATAAATTGCCATGCAAATCGTTTGAAATTGTCATGTTTTCCGGCTAGCGTTCGATGGTTAAGCCAGGGCACTGCTTTTATTTATTTCCAAGGAAAACTGTAGACGAGGCCGTGCCATTATAGTAAATAAAAAAATCAAGTCCACAAAAGTATTAAACCTAAGTGGTATGATTGTTCATCCAATGTGTCATCCAGGTAAGATTTTATAAATGGGGAACGGAGTACAAATATGATACGTTCTTGCTAATCGTAAgtcgtttaagatttttttttATGTCTAAGCCTATTCTGAGACCAAGGTGTACTTCCCACTGAACCGGGGTAGCACTCTTTAAAACTGATTTAGACACAATAAAATGTTAAACAACTTAGATATAAACTGATAAAAATGACACTCTAAAATGTAAAAAAAGATTATAAACAAGATCACACTGTTGCCAAGTCAAACTCACGAACTATTCTGTGGGGGTTCAAACCTAAATTGTTATCAACTGCCTATCAAAATGACAAATAGAGCAAACTGATGTCCGCTAAGGTAATGAAGATCTTTTGACATCCATGGCAAACCCCTCATGCTTAAAAATGCAGAGGTTACCCTCTTTCCAAAAGTTCCACATAATGTTTTATGTCTTTTCTTGTTAACTTACATCACTTCCACATATTACTAAGTATCAGTACAAAGAAAAACATCCCCCTTTAGGCTCGGTATCAAATTCATTTTTTCCTAAAAGAAAATATACAATTCAACCATCGAGGTCACAATTGGGAGGGAGTCCTAGAACATGTGAGGTGGGTCATACACTTGAAGAATTGGCAGAGAGTCATGAGAGCAATCTAGCTGACAAGATGGCCGGCCGAGATGATCTTATAATGAAATAGGGTATTCGAAATACATAGTTCTAGCTATATAAGACGCTAAAATTTATTTGTTGGTCCGACATACAAACAGTGTTGAGGAAAATTAAGCAGGAGGGAAGGGTTTGGAGTTCTGCAGGCTTGTTTAAAGGGGAACTTATGGCCTTCTACCCGTGTTGAGTGGGTTTTGAGTAGTGTAGCATATATTAGATCGTAGATCATATTAGTTGATGTGATTGTGTTGGTGATGCACGTGAAAGTGTCTGGTGGATGTAACTTGGCTTCAGTACCATTTATTCTGTAGCACAAACGGTAGAACAATCGTTCTACGGTACTTTTCATTAAATGAAATAGTAATAtgtatgtactccctctgtctcataatataagagtatttttgacactagtgttgtgttaaaaacgctcttatattatgggacggagggagtacctctATACCATAATATGACATTTTAGCAGCTCAAATTGAACCGCTGAAACGTCATATATTAttggtacggagggagtacaaactAACCAAGAagtaaagaaaagaaaataataaaACAGAGAAGCCTGTCCAACTCCTGCACGTGCATAGGCTAAAAGAGCAGTAAAACCTTCATCAAGGAAACCTATATGTACAACCTAATAAAATTGTGTGATGTTTTGGAATACAACAGAGCACAAATCGTGGAATCGTCACTTGATTTCGGAGAATAATGTGTGTTTGGTTTCCAGTGGATTAAAACTGCGAAGTCATTTCCCCTTGAAAGCAAAAGAATTGAGAAATCCTTCCCACAGTGCGCTACAACTGCAGAGCAGAGCAGTATTTTGCTTCCCTTCTTCCGCTGTTGGCGGCAATCACATCAGCCGCGGTTTTGTTTTGCAGCCAACGAACCCAATGGAGTGCGCACCAGCCACCACCACCCACACCTTATATAAAGGCCGAGCCTTTCAGGTCTCAACTGTCTCCTCAGGCAGGTCTCACCTTTCTCCTTAACACCACAACGCAGTTCCCCTGCATCCACAGCTCCCGGGAACATTCCTTGATCCGTTGCTCGGTTGCCTTCAGCATTGGTAGGTCGCCATGGCCGCGCAATCTTGGAATCCTTTCTCTTGCTGCGTCCGCGGGGCAGCCGTGGACGACGGCGACCACTGCGAGTCGCGGAGGGGGGATAAGGGCAGCCCGAGGTCGCCGCTGAAGAGCCTGAGCTCGTCGGGGACGCTGTCACCGGAGGAGCTGTCGCTGACGCTGTCCGGCTCGAACCTGCACGCCTTCACCTACGCCGAGctccgggcggcgacggcgagcttCTCGCGCGCCAACTACCTCGGCTGCGGCGGCTTCGGCCCGGTCTACAAGGGCGCCGTCGACGACAAGCTCCGCCCCGGGCTGGCGGCGCAGGCCGTCGCCGTCAAGTATCTCGACCTGGAGTGCGGCACGCAGGGACACCAAGAGTGGCTGGTGAGTGCAGACAGAGCCTAATTGTCGACCATGAATGTGCGAGGCCGATCAAATGCTTGGTGATTTACCCAGGATGCTAACTGACGACGGAATATTTTGCAGGCTGAGGTTTTCTTTCTTGGGCAACTGAGGCACAAGAACCTGGTGAAACTGATCGGCTACTGCTACGAGAACGAATACCGGATGCTGGTCTACGAGTTCATGAGCGCCGGGAGCTTGGAGAAGCACCTCTTCAAAAGTGAGTTCCTGAGACCAACAAGTTCAACAGATTTGTTAAATTAATTAAAAGTACATGAGCGATGAGCTGTTTCTGTTCCCTGCCTTTATTCTCTGCTTCCTTTTTGTTAAGTCAAGGGGATAATAAGAGAGCAGTTATGTGCCTTGCAAACAAACATACAGCATCTCTTTTAAAATTAGATTAGTACTGGATTATTGGTGCAAACTTATTTGCCTTGGCATGTTGGTTAACGTCGAGCATGTAGCTGACCTGAAACATCCTACTGTCTTCAGGTAGCATCAACGGTTCTCTCCCATGGATGACAAGGATGAAGATCGCCGTCGGCGCGGCAAAGGGCCTCGCATTCCTCCATGGGGCTGACCCACCGGTGATCTACCGCGACTTCAAAGCCTCCAACATCTTGCTCGACTCGGTAAGCCACCCGTAATCTTCAGGCTTTTTCAGTTCCAGCACTAAACCAAAATGTCACCATCATTTTGGGGACAACACGTCACCTGTGATGACTTAATAATTACTACAGCGTCCAACAGAAAAAGGATAAGTCTGGGTCCCTTCCAAGTTCCAGGCTGCCACAAAATATTTTAGTTTAGAAAATTCAAATTGCTTTTAGAATCCTCATTTTGAAAATTTCGGGTCTTAGATGGCATAGACTGCACTGACGTGACTGGAACTCAGAAGGTTCTTGGATGCATGCCAGACTTGAGAAATCCAGTCTGTCCGACCCCCACATCACCCACCTAATTAAAACATGTCTAACCATCATTATCCAGCTTCAAATAAATACCCTGCAAATTAGAGGCATATAAACAGTAATATTCTTATTTCATCTTATCTTTCTTTGACAATGTCAACTGCCAGACGTTTCACCTAACCAAATTTGAACTTCTATTATTTCAGGACTACAACACTAAATTGTCAGACTTTGGGCTGGCCAAGGATGGGCCTCAGGGCGACGCAACACACGTGACAACACGTGTAATGGGGACACACGGGTATGCAGCGCCCGAGTATATCATGACAGGCCACTTAACCGCCAAAAGCGATGTTTACAGCTTCGGTGTGGTGCTTCTAGAGCTCCTCTCAGGACGCCAATCCGTGGACCGTGCACGACGATCAAGAGAACAAAACCTGGTGGATTGGGCTAGACCGTACC
This genomic window contains:
- the LOC109750420 gene encoding serine/threonine-protein kinase RIPK, with protein sequence MAAQSWNPFSCCVRGAAVDDGDHCESRRGDKGSPRSPLKSLSSSGTLSPEELSLTLSGSNLHAFTYAELRAATASFSRANYLGCGGFGPVYKGAVDDKLRPGLAAQAVAVKYLDLECGTQGHQEWLAEVFFLGQLRHKNLVKLIGYCYENEYRMLVYEFMSAGSLEKHLFKSSINGSLPWMTRMKIAVGAAKGLAFLHGADPPVIYRDFKASNILLDSDYNTKLSDFGLAKDGPQGDATHVTTRVMGTHGYAAPEYIMTGHLTAKSDVYSFGVVLLELLSGRQSVDRARRSREQNLVDWARPYLKRSNKLYQVMDSTLECRYSRKGSEVAALVAYKCLSQNPKSRPSMREVVKALEPVLGMEDFFPVGPLVFTIVVEEDKVMDMKVEVEEKHQHHHQNHQDRHRQKYPESAIHGGIVLHGDNGHIVGFTGTLRRQQRTLSYHRERGA